A window of Syntrophales bacterium genomic DNA:
TTTTAGTGATCTTTTCTCCGACCTTTTCTCCGACCTTTTTTAGAGCATATTCAGGGTCACGGTAAAAAGTCGCTCGGAAGAAGGTGCTTACCTCAAAAACGGGCGGTTTTAAATCCGCCTCTTTCATAAGATTTTTCATCTTCCGGATCCCGGATCCCATGCGCTCCACCTTCCCCATGCGATGAAATAGGTCCGCAAGAATAAGATTTCGCCGGATCGATGTTTTTCCGAAATTTTCTTGTGTGACTCCTGCGGGAAATCCACCTGGATTTTCGATCTCGACGCGGTCGTCATAAACCGCGACGTAGATACTCGTCCCCCGCATGCTGTAGTCCCGGTGAACGATTGCGTTGACCACTGCCTCGCGAAGAGCGTCTAGGGGGAGCTCGTAAATGTCATACCGGTTAATTCCACGGATCTCGCTTCGAACATTAAGCTGTTTCCGAATAAACCCCATCGATTCGTTCAGCTGGATCAAAAGATCATCGCGTACATCCTTACGGTCATAGATATAACTTCGGTTTGTCCCTTTAAAAGCGCCACAAATGACCTCCGAATAACGGATGAACTGCTCAGACTTGGCCGCAAACATCAACACGCCAGCATTATTGATTTCTCCGTCTTTATAAATACCAAGGCTGGTAAGGAAAGAAACAAGGTTTCGCTTATTGATTTTGAAGGAAGTATTTGATTCTGCAAGGAATGCTTTAATCTTTTTGATCGAGATGTCTTCCAGCCCGCAATCTTTTCTCGGAAGGTCTTCAAAAAGCCTGTCCACCGTTTCCCGGAAGATCGCCTTGATCTCCTTTTGAGTCATCTTCTGAGTCACGGCATCGAGTCTCCTGAAATATCCTGATGAACAACTATATGTAACGCATTAAATACTTGCGCATAAAATCCTAAGTGTTTCATTGGGATGGTCCCACTGGGCAAACCGG
This region includes:
- a CDS encoding ATP-binding protein; amino-acid sequence: MTQKMTQKEIKAIFRETVDRLFEDLPRKDCGLEDISIKKIKAFLAESNTSFKINKRNLVSFLTSLGIYKDGEINNAGVLMFAAKSEQFIRYSEVICGAFKGTNRSYIYDRKDVRDDLLIQLNESMGFIRKQLNVRSEIRGINRYDIYELPLDALREAVVNAIVHRDYSMRGTSIYVAVYDDRVEIENPGGFPAGVTQENFGKTSIRRNLILADLFHRMGKVERMGSGIRKMKNLMKEADLKPPVFEVSTFFRATFYRDPEYALKKVGEKVGEKITK